A stretch of Mastomys coucha isolate ucsf_1 unplaced genomic scaffold, UCSF_Mcou_1 pScaffold1, whole genome shotgun sequence DNA encodes these proteins:
- the LOC116069722 gene encoding preferentially expressed antigen in melanoma-like protein 7, translating into MVFPAPPTLLKLVSQGLVRDEGLNISALGDLPSPLFLPLFKEANIQRKAKMIKILVKYWPYLCLHIGLLINKPNFQTFQAILDGVDTWLKQKYRTRMCRLQVVHLNEYHASSAMQDGRKGRDYLGETMLKKQQVEEGQSRCTTKRLRLFRDLSFMSSLHEDRHQTQLLQWAKGRKDFLHLCCEKLEIGAIEWPKVRDVLQLLQPDSIKELELNTVGNLSKLAKFVPHISKMRTLQKLMLRCIFGTRTSTGEEKRNVTKIISLFPKLSSLQHLTIDDVYFLTDNMKELFRCLEAPLVSLEITLCQLSQADLKSFAQHWNYSQLKHLCLRGTTLTELDVNHLGDFLKNVTDNLQTLNLENCRMSDSHLSNLLPALIKCSQLTSINLYDNNISKDALKNFLLHTTNLSLLTTEMYPAPLEVYNESKYVEVDTFSQYCAELWETLMGVRQPNSVSFGSYSCYDCDEHYLYEDGDLIHCLCQE; encoded by the exons ATGGTCTTCCCTGCCCCACCCACACTCCTGAAGCTGGTTTCACAGGGACTGGTGAGGGATGAAGGATTGAACATCTCTGCTCTGGGGGACCTACCAAGTCCATTATTCCTACCTCTGTTCAAGGAGGCCAACATTCAAAGGAAAGCAAAGATGATTAAGATCCTGGTGAAATACTGGCCCTATCTTTGCCTTCATATTGGGTTACTGATTAATAAACCCAACTTTCAGACCTTCCAGGCTATACTAGATGGAGTAGACACATGGCTGAAACAGAAGTATCGCACCAGGATGTGCAGGCTTCAAGTGGTTCACTTGAATGAATACCATGCTTCCTCGGCTATGCAGGATGGAAGAAAGGGCAGAGACTACTTAGGAGAAACTATGCTTAAGAAGCAA caagtagaGGAGGGCCAATCAAGATGCACAACAAAGCGTTTAAGGCTGTTTCGTGACCTTTCCTTTATGTCTTCTCTGCATGAAGATAGACACCAAACACAGTTGTTGCAGTGGGCAAAGGGGAGAAAGGATTTCTTGCATCTCTGCTGTGAGAAGTTGGAGATTGGCGCAATAGAATGGCCCAAGGTCAGGGATGTGTTACAATTATTACAGCCAGACTCCATCAAGGAGTTGGAACTGAATACAGTGGGGAATCTGTCCAAACTGGCAAAATTTGTACCTCACATTAGCAAGATGAGAACTCTTCAGAAACTCATGTTAAGATGCATCTTTGGAACAAGGACTTCcacaggagaggagaagaggaatgtCACCAAGATCATTTCTCTGTTCCCCAAACTCAGCTCTCTCCAGCATCTCACTATTGATGATGTCTATTTTCtcacagacaacatgaaagaGTTGTTCAGGTGTCTGGAAGCCCCATTGGTGTCCCTCGAGATCACCCTGTGCCAGCTCTCTCAGGCAGATTTGAAGTCATTTGCCCAGCACTGGAACTACAGTCAGCTTAAACATCTGTGCTTGAGAGGTACCACTTTAACTGAGTTGGATGTCAACCACCTAGGAGATTTCTTAAAGAATGTCACAGATAATCTGCAGACTCTGAACTTAGAAAACTGTAGGATGAGTGACTCTCACCTCAGTAACCTTCTGCCTGCCCTTATCAAATGCTCCCAGCTCACTAGCATCAATTTGTATGACAACAACATCTCCAAGGATGCCCTGAAGAACTTTCTGCTCCACACTACCAATCTGAGCTTGTTGACCACAGAAATGTATCCTGCTCCATTAGAGGTCTATAATGAGTCTAAGTATGTTGAAGTAGACACATTTTCTCAGTATTGTGCTGAACTCTGGGAAACACTCATGGGTGTAAGGCAGCCCAATTCAGTCTCCTTTGGTTCTTATTCCTGTTATGACTGTGATGAACATTATTTATATGAAGATGGGGATCTCATACATTGTTTGTGCCAGGAGTAA